CAACAGCGAACGTATCAGAGCAACAATAGGAGGAAAAGACTTGAGTGATATGAAAACTTTTAGTCTGCACGTTTGTCTTTTGGATTCTAATTTGAGCGTGATCGATCGAGGATTATTCCGAGTTTATTCCCTAAAACTTTGGCCGGCGGCTGAGCGATAAACGTAGATCACCAGGCGCAGCAAAACAGCAGGGTGAGCAATATACGCACCACACTCATCACACGCCGCGCGCGCTGCACGCGCTGCACACGCTGCACACGCTGCAATAAAATGCccgataaaaaaaaaatgacaTGCGAGAGAGCCCTGCAGTTCGCGAAGAAATGCTCGTGTGCGGCACAGCCAAGCCAAAGTTTCAGGTATGAATACATTGCGATTCGacctgaaaattttttcatcaCCATGAAAAGTGATGCACCCGTAGAAAATGTTCGTGCAAACTGAGATTCCAGGGTAACATCCAGTGGGGAAAAGGCAATGGTCAACAGGGGATGATTCTCCGGCTCCGGCTTTTTTttgggggggggggggggagAAAGAGGGGAAAATGGACCGAAAAAATGGACGGGAAAAATGGACAGTGGAAAAAACGACAGTGGAAAAAACGCAGTCTAACAAATATGCCTTACTAAATTCGGCTTTGTTGGCTATTGGCTATTGGCTATTGGCTATCGACTATTGAATCTACGATTCGTATAAATCTCAACTCCCTTAGCCATGATCCTCGAACGTGTCGATTTAGCTTCCGGGGctcatctttttttgtgACAAAATTTCCTAACTAGGTCATGACTTATGTTTGTGGAGTTGCGTGGCTAAGCTATCCACACGGAATAATATAATCTTCAGTGTTTTTTCTCGGCACCTTCTCGGATGTAAGTAAAATGATCAACGATATCACCTAGACGTCCAATAAACGACTgaacattttttttttgtatCTCGATCCGGTGCAAGGAGAGGTCACCAAAACGGACGCTTTCTAAGTTCGGCAATCCAAAAGGCAGCTAGCTCTCTGAATATGTCTTATACTTTATCTATTTATCTATTAGTGATTACGTTCTCGATGTTGCACAATACTTACTATTTTCTTATCTGACTCAGATCCACTAATTGTTCTGGAACCGTACTAATCTGGATTTGAATACTTTACCCCTTTACCGACTAATATACCATAATCCCTTTCTTCACcccttgtttctttttttatattCCATTTCCCTCGGCCATATGCAGCCTTGTTCTTCGACAAATAATATTGCCTATTCGGGAAATATAGACAATTTGTGGGCTTAAAGCATCCGATAGCACTCAAAGAGCGTTATCAAGTTAAATTGGCTACATGCAATAACACCAATGTCTGCCAAGACTAGTCTGAATCATACTCATTAATGAAGTAAGGCAGTTGAGATCTCCACGACGATTGTCTTGCTGCATGCGTGGATAGAAGCTTTTTGTCAAGCATGTGATACCCGATCCTACGTACATCAAAATCGGTTGCACctgctttttcttgattATATTTTTCGTAACGTAAAAGAACTTCAGGAAACGAATTAAATTATTCTGGGACCCATTTTGAAAAACATTAAGTGTTGAATTAATACCACCTATTATATAATAAATAATGAATACGTTATTCTAAGATGTCTGACAGGTACAGGAAAAATGAAGCTGTGTCTCAAAAGAGATCCTTTGAGTCACTTAACGGAAAGAAAACGGGCGAACAAAATTAAAACAGGATCTCAAATAAAAGCATTTTGACCCTACGAAACAAGTGAGTTGTATGAAAAATATGACGGTGTATCGCACTTCGGATACACTGGTATCGTAAAATTATATGTGCAAAAGTATCAGGCTTCGATGATCAATGCAGCAAAGCCAAAAGCAAAAGCGATGATACTAGAGAATCTTGGAGACAATGCACCAGCTTCACCTGCAAATTCGGTAAGAGATGCAATTGTACTGGCGGCAGCAGTGGttgactttgaagaagaagtagcGACTGTAGTAGATGGGTTGATAGaattagaagaagaaactggGGCTGCAGAAGTGACGGCCTCTGGCTGAGAAGTAACCGCAGCAGAAACAACCGCTGTTGAGGTAGCACTAGACTCGCCATTCACTGTAGAGTTGATGGTTGTTGGATAAACGGTGATCTTAGTGGTCTCGGTAGAGTCGCAAGGAACTGTGACAACCTCAGTGATTGGAACAACGGTAGTGAAAGTTTTACCACTGGAAGTAGAAGTAATGATTGCCGATCCAATACTAGTACTGGTAATGTAGCTAGTCGATTTCTCTCCTGATGTACTGCATGGAACAGTGGTAATCTTGGTAATTGGAACTGTCGTAGTGAAAGTTGCACAGGTATCGATCGTACAAGTTGTTGTAACAAACACTGTGGACGAAACTGTAGTCAAAGTACTGTAAGAAGTGCCAGCTGTTTCTGAAGTCTCAGATGCCTTGGATGAAGATTCCGTAGCAGCAGAGGATGATTCTGAGGCACTTGATGAGGTAGTTGGAGCACTGGATGACTCTGATGAGGTAGGTGTAGTGGTAGTCTCCGCTGGTGCCCCTGATGATGTACTCGAAGCACTTGAAGATGTACTCAAAATACTAGAAGATGTACTCAAAGCACTGGATGACTCTGATGAGGTAGGTGTAGTGGTAGTCTCTGCCGGTGCTTCTGATGATGTACTCGAAGCACTCGATGAGGTATCTGAGGCACTAGAAGATGTACTCGAAGCACTCGATGAGGTATCTGAGATACTAGAAGAGGTACTCGAAGCACTCGATGAGGTATCTGAGATACTAGAAGAGGTACTCGAAGCACTCGAAGATGTACTCGAGGCactagaagatgaagccGAAGTACCTGATGATTCTGAAGAGGTAGCCGAGGTAGTTGGGGAAACAGAGGATGTACTCGAAGCACTCGATGAGGTATCTGAGGCACTAGAAGATGTACTCGAAGCACTCGATGAGGTATCTGAGGCACTAGAAGATGTACTCGAAGCACTCGATGAGGTATCTGAGATACTAGAAGAGGTACTCGAAGCACTCGATGAGGTATCTGAGGCACTAGAAGATGTACTCGAAGCACTCGATGAGGTATCTGAGATACTAGAAGAGGTACTCGAAGCACTCGAAGATGTACTCGAGGCACTAGAAGATGAACTCGAAGCACTCGATGAGGTATCTGAGGCactagaagatgaaactgaAGTACTTGATGTAGTACATGAGGAGGTGCTCGATAATGTACTcgacgaagaagagcttGGGTTATCCCAGCAATACACAGGCCAGTCACCATTAGATTGACCCATGTTATTTGTGGAACAGCTGAGCAAATAGTCATAAGAGCCTGAGTATTTCCAGCTAGACTTTTCACTGGTAGACACACCTGCACCAGAGAACCAGTCGTATTGAACGGTGAAAGAAGGGGTACAAATTTGAGAGCCGTCCTGCTTACCATTAATGACGAAAGTAGCCGACCAGTGACAtgcatcatcaatcttgaACACGTTGGAGTTTctggagagaagaaggttggTTCCAGATTCTGGGGAATCAATACCAATGATTTTAGCCTCACCCAAGTTAGAAATATCAATACAGTCATCACTAGCAAAAGTGAAGGTAATCTCATAATGGTTATTACCTAAATCAGTAACATCGGAAATATCACCGGAAGCACATGGGTAGTTATCCTGACCACATTTGTAGGTCATGTCTAAGCTTGAACATTCTATGGACGCATCCACAGGAATAGCCTGCGAGTACGTGCCGGTAACAAAATCAACGGTGTCTCTGGTAACAAGATTTCTGATAGGGGAAGCCTTGGCTAAAGCAGCCAGGATTGATGTTAGGACAAATGCTCTCATTCTCGGGCCGGGTGGTGCTCTTTGCTGATGAGTAGTATTCCACAAAGTTTTGTATACTTATGGGGGGATGTACATTCATTTTTATATCCCATGACAAGTAAATTATCCTTCTATTTTGGGAGCCTTGTACGAAGGCAATCGAGTAATAGCATCAATGGAAGTTCAAATTACGAGTCGCATTCATTTCTCTTCACAACTAGAGCTCCCAACATTGTATTCATCTCAAAGCGAACTCCCATTGGGCACAGAGCAAAGTCATGCCTGTAAACCATGCATGCATAAACTTCAGCATACCCAACCAGGATTCAAATCGATGATAAgcaaaatcaaaaatataataaCCGTTTGAACTAATAATCTCTTCGGAAAGacgatgaaaaaaaaactcGGGAACTCGCTTCGTCTAAATATATTCTATGCATATGCACGTCAATAAGATGTACTTGcctcgtttctttttatttttttgttcCTCTGCTTTGTAGCCCTTTATTTGTTCTCAAATTTGATATTGTTTCTCATGCTTTCTTCTACACCACAttactttttctttctattaTTTCGAATGGTATTTcctattgaagaaagacttCGTTTAAGGAAAACCTTCCTTTCTGCTGTTGAGAATGCAATGCATCCTCCGTCACTGGGATTAGCCTCAGATATTCTTACCGGTCATTGGTTATCCTCGGATTACGGACCGATTATCATTGAAGTTGCCACAGCCAATTCGAAGTACAGTAATCATTCCACGTATCATAGCTTCATAAGCTTGAGTATCATTGTGCGCTTAATGTGAAGTGGCAAAAAATGAAACGAGACTAAGAGGAGTAGTCACCAAATGAGATTCATAGAAGCCTTTTAAATTAGGGGTGGATTTGCCGCAGTATAGCAACCACCCAAGAGGTTCGTAATCTATTGATTCAAACCTGCGCATATTACATATCGGGTAATTAAAGATGTCCTGAATTGGTGCTAAATCACTTAACAATGTTGCGAGTAGCTGGGACTAGTGAATTGAAGCCTTAAATGAATTTCGTCATTTCTGAGCTCAGAATTGttcttgaatctctttcaTGTGTTTCATATTCTATGGGGCGTATGATTTGTTCATCTCAGccagaaaaaaaagatgttCTAGAATCAGTGTAACATAATTTAATATATTTGAAGTGGATGCAGAACATAATTATCATCCTCCCTTTACCCCCAATTCTGGACTAGCTAAACTCTATCCTAATATCATAGTCATTTCAAGCAGTTTCTCGTAGGCCTGAAGTTGGAGGTACCATCTTAACTCTCAGGATATGAGATTCACTTACAACCCTACCACAACATATTTAGACATAGCACGACATCATTTTTATGATCTCTTAATAAAATCACGTGACCAGCACTATTGAATCTTGTTTTCCCTAATATTGGATGTAATTACCTTAGTTTGAACGCATTTCTATGCTCTCAACTGGGGCAAGATGAGTGCTTCCCGTTTACAAATCTGGCCAGTTCAATTCACCTATTTTGTCAAATGATAGTTTTAGACCTATCACAGTTAGCAATTACCGAGATATAGTCATTGGCTTTGCCAATACACTTGAGAGGGTAGTCACCGATAATACAAAAGCTCAGTAGTCCTAAAATAGGATCTCACACCTGGTGTGCAGTAAAATTATTATGGATAACTTGTGATCAAATAAATTCTTTCGGTATGCATGCAGGTAATAGGCCGACGTACAGAaacgagaaaaaaaaaattaataTTGAACATTCTTAGCGAATGTGCTGCTTTTGGAAAAATAATGTACCGACGAGCATCAGATGATATTTCCGAAAATCCGCTCGGTAGTTTTGACGAAGATCCATCATTAACTGAGGTAAGGTTTGACTTTATTCGACGGGTTTAAATACAGTAAGAAATCGAGTAAGCATATTTTTTAGATGTGGATTAGGTAGAAACACCCACATTCCAAATTTTCAATCGTATACGAATATGTGTTCCGTGGGTTATGCATGCATAGTAGGGAATGTTTATCTCGCCTATGAATTGAATGTACATGTGTGAGAAGAATGCAACATGCATAGATCTGTAGGCGAACTAGGCATATAGGCTGCTTTGAGCTTAATTGATGcataaaaataaaaaataaattaCGATGCACGTCCTTGCAGATTGCAGATCAATATGAGATAATCTGCAAAACAGATATGTACGGGAGAATGCAGActcttccaaaaagaacaaaatttttttaggTAACAACCAagggaaggaaaaaaaaaagctcAGCTGATATTTCGGTACATATACGATTGTCAAAATCCTTCGGTATCAAACCGATGAGGCTCAGTCTCGAACGGCGCTGTTGAGGAGCAGGAAAtattttcaaaagaaattCGAAGGAATGAAAATGCACAATATCAAAACGGCTTCAGGTTGGCACCCGGAGATCAGTTACCAACGGCATACTCTTTTGGACATTCCGACATTCCCGCTAATGGGAagagatatatatatcGTATGCACAACGGTTTCTCGCTTTTGGTAATTTCAATGCAACACAGGCAAATCATATGATATCCCGGGAGACATCGAATAAACTGGTACGTGAAAGTGAGACTCTGCTGAAAATGTATACATCGCTGCTGGTGCTATTTTTTGGCACGGCCATGGTATGTATTGTAACTGCAAAATTTCATATCTCACAGAACCGCTGGTACCAATATTAAAGTCGATGGGCCAACCGTCGTCAGGAAGACGCTGAGAACCCGAAGACATCAACTTCATGGTTGCATCCagaatttttttttgattttcgTTCAGTAATATGACCAGTAGATATATTAGATCCCGCAAAGCAGAAACAAAGTGTCGAAAGATTAGGCTTGATGAACTGCTTCGTTACCGATTCTGATCAAAGTAGTAAGGAACAATATCAcatggtgtaaggatgcaCAACATTGAATCATCCTCAAGTctgaaataaaaatttcTCTGAtcgcgaaaagaaaagtatgAAAGTTAACAAAGAGGTAACAAAAGAGGCAGTAAAGGTAACATTTGTTTACCTGTATTTTGCACGTATTCCAGCGTTTGATTCAATTAAATGTCAGCCTCGCTTGGTATAACAGGTCAGGAACAAGAACAAATTCATGTTTTCCCACTAAATCCTATTTCTACTGACGCCCAAGAGTCGAAATTCATAGAGAATAACAGGTACCTCAAAAATGAGCATCAGTTCAACTACTACAACGTGCCGGGAGCCAACTACACGGGACCGTCGGAAAGGGAGAGGCTTGATCTCTCATTTGAATCCGgtttggatgaagaagtcacTGACTCTCTTAGTACTTTGATTACGATCTCGATCTCCAATCCCCTATCGCTGAACTTGAAAACAAACTATGCGTTTTTGGTGAACTATCTTAGTATATACTTTGATTGTACTGTCTTTGATCCAAGTGCAGAGAACAAGGACTTGAACAAAAGTCTAGACTCGGCTTTAATTCTCCGGAATTTGGCTCAGGATATCGACAATTCACAGGTGATTTCCCTGAACTCGAAGATTGCCGAGACGATCCTTCTGATTCTGCAAAATCCCATTGTTATGAATGACGATTTTTCCAACGACCACTACGAACAATGCAAGGAGTTGCTACGGTATACAATGGACATTGTGGAGtcgatttcttcttatcttgCACCTGCCCCTGCTGGGAACAAGCTGTTTCTGGCACTTATCGAGCTTTTCCGCGTTGTTGGGGACAGGTCCGCCATTACCACCATTCTCAGATCCATGAGCAGAATGATGTACAACTCCAGAAAGACTGGGGATGCTCCGGATGATGTTGACGATGATATTTTGAATAGGGCAGTCTCTTATTTGGTACTGTCCATCAATGACAAGAACGATAACGACGAACTAATCCTTACCTCGCTTGACTTCCTCTATCAGTTTGTTCAGCACAACCGTGTGGATAGGCTTTTGTCGTCATATACTCGGGCTTCCATATTGCAAAGTTTCCTTCCTAAGCTGCTTATATATAAGCTCAATTACAAGACGGAATTTACACAGCAAATGCCTGTTCTCAAGCTTATTAGAAGGGTGAGGGATCCTGTTCCCGAAAAGCCTCCTGTATTGCCAGAAATTCTTATCGATCAACTCAATGCTATCCCTGAACCGGACAGAGCAACCTCTTGGTTGAGGTGCTCTTTTGAAGGGGATCCCGAAGGTCAGGTGACACAAATATCTCTCTGGAGATGCTATGAGCTTCAATTTAAGCCatttatttcttccaaaggCTTGAAATTACTTCCTGCAGTGGATTTCATTAAAAATGTACAACACGCATTTCCTGATTCGGCAGCAATGGTGATTAACCTTCCCGATAATACCAAGAAATTCATTATCAAGGGTATTCAGCCTCGAATTAAGGCAGTTAATCTTGAAAAGGGCAAGCTTGAAGCACTTAATTCGGGTTCAAATAATCACAGGAGCAGAGAAAAGTACAGTAAAGCATCAGAATCATCACAGGAACCTTGTCCATTGTTTCAATACAACTTCAACGACtacttgaagttgaatgaGATCAATATCTCAACTAGTGTTCTATTAAAGCAGATAGTCTCATCTCCAGCAGGTATAGAGCtcttcaaaggaagaagagatgattTCATCGATCGAGTTATGCATGTTCCTAACTTACTCCCATACATACATGAAGTCATGGCGAAGTTGGACTATTAACAGATGACTGTACACTAAAATTATCTATGTATTGTAAATAAGGATTACTTTGAACCCCCACTTTTCTGAagttgctgctgttgttgcgACAACTTGTCTCTTAAAACTTGATCAATTGATTGAACTAGTtgtatcttttctttaattAAACCAGTCAACTTGGATGAATCCTCAGTTAGCTTGCTTAGTCTGCCATCGAAGAATTCGAGAGCCTCTTGGGAATTCTTTTCCACGTAGTAACCTGTACCAACATCTATGAGAAATTTATCGTTATCTTCTATCTTACCTGGAAGATATAAAGAGGCCGTCAAGGGAACCATTAACTCCTGATTTGGATTACCATTCACGGATTTAACATTTTCATAACACTCCTTGTACTTCATTTGCGCCACTTTAAGAGCACGAAAAGAACCTTGTAAGTTGTCCAGTTCTTTATTGATCTGGGTTTtaaattgaaggatatgCTGGGGCTCGAGGTCGTTAAGATTGACTGGAAATG
This region of Brettanomyces nanus chromosome 2, complete sequence genomic DNA includes:
- a CDS encoding uncharacterized protein (BUSCO:EOG09340JMS), with product MSASLGITGQEQEQIHVFPLNPISTDAQESKFIENNRYLKNEHQFNYYNVPGANYTGPSERERLDLSFESGLDEEVTDSLSTLITISISNPLSLNLKTNYAFLVNYLSIYFDCTVFDPSAENKDLNKSLDSALILRNLAQDIDNSQVISLNSKIAETILLILQNPIVMNDDFSNDHYEQCKELLRYTMDIVESISSYLAPAPAGNKLFLALIELFRVVGDRSAITTILRSMSRMMYNSRKTGDAPDDVDDDILNRAVSYLVLSINDKNDNDELILTSLDFLYQFVQHNRVDRLLSSYTRASILQSFLPKLLIYKLNYKTEFTQQMPVLKLIRRVRDPVPEKPPVLPEILIDQLNAIPEPDRATSWLRCSFEGDPEGQVTQISLWRCYELQFKPFISSKGLKLLPAVDFIKNVQHAFPDSAAMVINLPDNTKKFIIKGIQPRIKAVNLEKGKLEALNSGSNNHRSREKYSKASESSQEPCPLFQYNFNDYLKLNEINISTSVLLKQIVSSPAGIELFKGRRDDFIDRVMHVPNLLPYIHEVMAKLDY